In Echinimonas agarilytica, a single genomic region encodes these proteins:
- a CDS encoding XrtA/PEP-CTERM system amidotransferase — translation MCGIAGVFQLDSRRDPVIDQDLLAKMTREQSHRGPDDEGFFVAPNIGLAHRRLSVIDLAGGHQPIFSQDGNIVTVFNGEIYNYRELRTELQEQYGFRFVTSSDTEVIVYAWLAWGESCVERFRGMFTFAVWDKLKKTLFIARDRLGIKPLFYTQLSNGQLYFASELKVILAHPELDKEIRPSAIEDFFGLGYIPEPDTIFKNVHKLPAGHTMFLQADKRPRISQYWDVPSSDPELSEKEAQEEIMERIKEAVQIRMVADVPLGSFLSGGVDSSAVVAMMAQSQDAPITTCSIGFDSPEFNETEFAQQVADRYKTDHHVQVVDSNDFSIIDRLIDLYDEPYGDISALPTYRVCELARKHVTVALSGDGGDEIFAGYRRHKFHMAEEKLRSKMPYSFRKAVFGPLGKLYPKADWAPQIFRAKTTFQSLAMDSASAYCHSVSKISDANRSKLYSQSLKNKLNGHHMSSHFTKYAEQAPTDDPLKMVQYLDLKTWLVDDILTKVDRASMAHALEVRVPLLDHKLIEWAWRIPSSMNLKDGEGKALFKKQLEPHVPHDTLYRKKMGFSVPVSKWFRNELKGELSKRLLSERMLDSGHFQADTIKKAIADHQSGVANNETMLWQLYMFEGFLRQKAD, via the coding sequence ATGTGCGGTATTGCCGGAGTATTCCAACTAGATAGTCGTCGCGATCCTGTCATTGATCAAGATCTGCTTGCCAAAATGACACGCGAACAATCACACCGTGGCCCAGACGATGAAGGTTTCTTCGTCGCTCCGAATATCGGCTTAGCCCACCGCAGACTTTCTGTCATTGATTTGGCCGGTGGCCACCAGCCGATCTTCAGCCAAGACGGCAATATTGTCACCGTATTCAATGGTGAAATATACAACTACCGAGAACTACGCACTGAACTGCAAGAGCAGTATGGCTTTCGCTTTGTCACCTCATCCGATACCGAAGTCATCGTTTATGCATGGCTTGCCTGGGGTGAGTCATGCGTGGAGCGCTTTAGAGGCATGTTCACCTTTGCCGTATGGGACAAGCTCAAAAAGACCTTATTCATTGCCCGTGATCGCCTAGGTATCAAGCCTTTGTTCTATACCCAATTGAGTAACGGTCAATTGTATTTTGCGTCTGAGCTTAAAGTCATTTTGGCGCACCCAGAACTTGATAAAGAAATTCGCCCTAGCGCTATCGAAGACTTTTTTGGTCTTGGTTATATTCCAGAGCCCGACACTATTTTCAAAAACGTGCACAAATTGCCTGCAGGACACACCATGTTCTTGCAAGCCGATAAGCGCCCTCGCATAAGCCAGTATTGGGACGTGCCAAGCTCCGATCCTGAACTGAGCGAAAAAGAAGCACAAGAAGAAATCATGGAGCGCATCAAAGAAGCCGTTCAAATTAGAATGGTTGCAGATGTGCCACTTGGGTCATTCCTGTCGGGAGGCGTAGACTCCAGTGCAGTCGTTGCGATGATGGCGCAAAGTCAGGATGCGCCAATTACAACGTGCTCAATTGGCTTTGATTCACCTGAATTCAACGAAACAGAATTTGCTCAGCAAGTCGCAGATCGCTATAAAACCGACCACCATGTGCAAGTGGTCGACTCAAACGACTTCTCGATCATCGATCGGCTAATCGACTTGTACGACGAACCCTATGGCGATATTTCAGCTCTCCCCACTTATCGCGTGTGTGAACTTGCTCGTAAACACGTCACTGTGGCTTTGTCTGGCGATGGTGGTGATGAAATTTTTGCGGGTTATCGACGCCATAAATTTCATATGGCAGAAGAAAAGCTACGCTCGAAAATGCCATATAGCTTTCGCAAAGCCGTATTTGGACCGCTCGGCAAACTCTATCCAAAAGCCGATTGGGCACCGCAAATATTCCGCGCAAAAACCACGTTTCAGTCGTTAGCCATGGACAGCGCATCCGCGTATTGCCATAGCGTGTCGAAAATATCAGACGCTAACCGCAGTAAGCTGTACTCACAATCATTGAAAAACAAATTAAATGGTCACCACATGAGCTCGCATTTCACGAAGTATGCTGAGCAAGCGCCCACCGATGACCCGTTGAAAATGGTGCAGTACTTAGATCTCAAAACGTGGTTGGTCGATGACATTCTCACAAAAGTTGACCGCGCAAGCATGGCGCACGCATTAGAAGTTAGGGTACCGCTGCTAGACCATAAATTGATTGAATGGGCATGGCGCATTCCCTCATCGATGAACTTAAAAGACGGCGAAGGCAAAGCCTTGTTCAAAAAGCAGCTTGAACCTCACGTACCTCACGACACTTTGTATCGTAAGAAAATGGGCTTTAGTGTGCCGGTTTCTAAATGGTTTAGAAATGAATTAAAGGGCGAACTAAGTAAGCGCCTACTATCCGAAAGAATGCTCGATAGCGGTCACTTCCAAGCCGACACCATTAAAAAAGCCATTGCCGACCACCAATCAGGAGTCGCCAATAACGAAACCATGCTTTGGCAACTTTACATGTTTGAAGGTTTCCTTCGTCAGAAGGCAGATTAA
- a CDS encoding glycosyltransferase: MKVLVVSSLYPNNANLKHGIFVHHRMKQLRAHYPEIEIKVIAPVPWFPIASDTFGEYGRFAKAAAFEVIDGIEVYHPRYLVVPKVGMQLTPLSFARAIRTTAEQIKADGFDFEMIDGHYYYPDGVALERACRTLKVPFNVTARGTDINFIPEQSPAARQKIELVLQKTTHNLAVCKALMDTMQDDLGAPKHNAVVARNGVDLELFAYADENQQTAQQQKLGLKSSKMILSVGHLVERKGHHLIVDAMQHIDDCELWILGAGEMRNSLEQQIKKLGLEHKVKLLGEMTQPEMIQYYQSADCLVLASSREGWANVLLEAMACGTPVVATNIWGTPEVLPESDQQYLAPRSSDALGHAIQQRLSAPSNRAYYRQHAEKFSWQATVDLLKGVFENTIASGKKTVS; this comes from the coding sequence ATGAAAGTCTTGGTCGTCAGCTCACTCTATCCGAACAACGCTAATTTAAAACATGGCATCTTTGTGCATCACCGCATGAAACAACTCCGGGCACACTATCCCGAGATTGAGATTAAAGTCATTGCACCTGTACCATGGTTTCCAATCGCATCTGATACGTTTGGCGAGTACGGCCGCTTTGCCAAAGCAGCTGCATTTGAAGTCATTGACGGAATCGAGGTCTATCATCCTCGATATTTGGTGGTACCTAAGGTAGGAATGCAGCTGACGCCTTTAAGCTTTGCCCGCGCCATACGAACCACTGCTGAACAAATCAAAGCAGACGGTTTTGATTTTGAAATGATCGACGGCCACTACTACTACCCCGACGGCGTTGCTCTCGAACGCGCGTGCCGCACACTTAAAGTACCTTTTAACGTGACAGCCCGTGGCACTGATATCAATTTCATTCCAGAGCAGTCTCCCGCTGCACGTCAAAAAATCGAACTCGTATTGCAAAAAACCACTCATAATCTGGCGGTTTGCAAAGCGCTGATGGACACCATGCAAGACGACTTAGGTGCGCCAAAACACAATGCTGTGGTGGCTCGCAATGGCGTTGATTTAGAGCTATTTGCCTACGCCGATGAGAATCAGCAAACAGCGCAGCAACAAAAGTTGGGGCTCAAATCTAGCAAGATGATTTTGTCGGTAGGTCACCTCGTTGAGCGCAAGGGGCATCACCTGATTGTTGACGCCATGCAACACATTGACGATTGTGAGCTTTGGATTTTAGGGGCAGGCGAAATGAGAAATTCGCTTGAACAACAAATCAAAAAGCTAGGCTTGGAGCACAAAGTCAAGTTACTGGGTGAAATGACCCAACCTGAGATGATTCAATACTATCAATCGGCTGATTGCTTGGTACTAGCCTCAAGCCGAGAAGGTTGGGCCAACGTATTGCTCGAAGCAATGGCCTGCGGCACACCGGTGGTCGCCACCAATATTTGGGGAACGCCCGAGGTTTTACCCGAGTCCGATCAACAATATTTAGCGCCTCGCTCAAGCGACGCCCTTGGCCACGCCATTCAACAACGTCTCAGTGCTCCGTCTAATCGCGCTTATTATCGTCAACACGCTGAAAAATTTTCATGGCAAGCAACCGTAGACTTGCTCAAAGGCGTGTTCGAGAACACCATTGCCAGCGGCAAAAAAACTGTTTCTTAA
- a CDS encoding phospholipid carrier-dependent glycosyltransferase gives MTTPNILSAQSLSLGRNDWFALLGLALLCIVLRSTYALGFAGSDDAVIITNAIRLLNEGMYLPTGHYNARFGMIMPIAGVFSVFGIGLQQISLLPIALSVGITTVCYLTARRIGLSLSFALFAAAMTTLMPVFVQYGASNYPEIYFAFWVAVSFFILVCAIHNKDRNSLSPLILGLLFMSLFFAYMVKIEAVFICFGYAFAFALLKRWKDMAWVLLFVLLFFLYEDILVYYSETGKFFNRADMVTAKSTKMAVNKAYGHAELWTYLKAMFVTFYNFGLYFYFVVAAVIGLLLQKKKLPAVIIIALVSSAIFYGWLQFGTSPKGLIKFLTTGKLNNKSQLARYLIMIAPFCSIFVAYFLAQISYSSKFKQYFPQAILVLSMVAFLPLNDIGNEVGLTYQQAVKKLSDQPDIKVVYTDRATYTYLRSVQQFGELEHLSVQPIVHHNMQSGRSKVNPDFIWAGGYALIHKNRYLYHNRRYKVQYPTLESMAINGDKQILVANPASSISYGILNTIKQVVILLGLEQNYIGQKVVHTADEALDPEDMLLIDVNREHTDRLTYLDATPAE, from the coding sequence ATGACAACGCCCAACATTCTTAGCGCTCAGTCGCTCAGCCTAGGTCGAAACGACTGGTTTGCCCTGCTCGGACTTGCATTGCTCTGCATTGTGCTCCGCTCAACCTATGCGCTAGGCTTTGCCGGTTCAGACGATGCCGTCATCATCACCAATGCGATTCGACTTTTGAATGAAGGCATGTATCTTCCTACGGGCCACTACAATGCGCGGTTTGGCATGATTATGCCTATCGCTGGCGTCTTTTCCGTATTTGGCATTGGCTTACAACAAATATCGCTTCTACCCATTGCGCTATCCGTGGGTATTACCACCGTGTGTTATCTCACCGCTCGCAGAATAGGACTAAGTCTCTCATTCGCCCTATTTGCCGCAGCAATGACCACCCTAATGCCGGTGTTTGTTCAATACGGAGCCAGTAACTACCCAGAAATTTACTTTGCTTTTTGGGTGGCCGTATCTTTCTTTATTTTAGTCTGCGCCATTCATAACAAAGACCGTAATAGCCTTTCCCCCCTAATCTTGGGCTTGTTGTTTATGAGCTTGTTTTTTGCCTATATGGTGAAAATTGAAGCTGTGTTTATTTGTTTTGGTTATGCCTTTGCGTTCGCCTTATTGAAACGCTGGAAAGACATGGCCTGGGTGTTGTTATTCGTACTGTTGTTCTTCCTATACGAAGACATATTGGTGTACTACTCAGAAACGGGTAAGTTCTTTAACCGCGCCGATATGGTCACCGCCAAATCAACTAAAATGGCGGTCAATAAAGCCTACGGTCATGCCGAGTTATGGACATATCTGAAGGCGATGTTTGTCACCTTCTATAACTTTGGCCTGTATTTCTACTTTGTTGTTGCGGCAGTGATTGGCTTGCTGCTGCAAAAGAAAAAATTGCCTGCTGTGATTATCATCGCATTGGTGTCTTCGGCTATTTTTTATGGGTGGCTACAGTTTGGTACAAGTCCCAAAGGGCTGATTAAATTCCTCACCACCGGCAAGCTCAACAACAAATCTCAACTGGCGCGTTACTTAATCATGATTGCGCCATTTTGCTCTATTTTTGTGGCGTACTTTCTAGCTCAAATCAGCTACAGCAGTAAGTTCAAACAATATTTTCCGCAAGCCATACTCGTACTTTCGATGGTGGCGTTTTTACCACTGAACGATATTGGCAACGAAGTGGGACTCACATACCAGCAAGCGGTTAAGAAACTCTCTGACCAACCCGATATCAAAGTGGTGTATACCGATAGAGCCACGTACACCTACCTTCGCTCTGTACAGCAGTTTGGTGAACTGGAACACCTCAGTGTACAACCCATCGTGCATCACAATATGCAGTCGGGCCGCTCCAAGGTGAATCCCGATTTCATATGGGCAGGTGGCTACGCGCTCATCCACAAAAACCGATACCTTTATCACAACCGCCGTTACAAGGTTCAGTATCCTACGCTTGAAAGTATGGCCATCAATGGCGACAAGCAAATACTGGTGGCCAACCCTGCATCATCGATCAGCTACGGTATTCTCAATACCATTAAACAAGTTGTGATACTGCTAGGGCTTGAGCAAAATTATATTGGGCAAAAAGTAGTGCATACCGCCGATGAAGCACTCGACCCCGAAGATATGTTGTTAATTGATGTGAACCGCGAACATACCGACCGCCTCACGTACCTCGACGCAACACCCGCAGAATGA
- a CDS encoding glycosyltransferase family 4 protein, which yields MNALKILYHHRIASKDGQYVHIEEIINSLTKQGHDIVMVAPEVAEGSDFGSSGGWVDDLKAKLPGFVYELLEFAYAFYDFFKLAAAIIKHKPDVIYERYNLFLPSGIWASKLFKVPLILEVNAPLYQERKKFNGISLDALAKWTQQYCWNQADITLPVTNVLADSLREVNVPEHRIDVIANGINLDSFGEVTAAPNLPINLAGKLVIGFVGFCREWHGLDRVLDTMAAMNNPNLVFIVIGDGPAIEPLKQQAQALGLSDQMHATGLVSRADMPKYLNTIEIALQPDVVAYASPLKMIEYLAMGKVILAPNSPNIKELLTHEDNALLFDIETPASFGEGLAKLCEDATLREQLAIRAAETITEKKLTWDSNAERIVAHAKRLYEQ from the coding sequence ATGAACGCATTGAAGATTCTCTACCACCATCGTATTGCCTCTAAAGATGGGCAATACGTGCATATTGAAGAGATCATCAATTCTCTCACCAAGCAGGGGCATGACATTGTTATGGTCGCACCGGAAGTTGCTGAAGGCTCTGACTTCGGTAGTAGTGGCGGTTGGGTCGACGATTTAAAAGCCAAGTTACCCGGTTTTGTATACGAGCTACTCGAATTCGCATATGCGTTTTACGACTTTTTCAAACTCGCAGCCGCCATTATCAAACACAAGCCCGACGTTATTTACGAACGCTATAACCTGTTCTTGCCGTCTGGCATTTGGGCCAGCAAATTGTTCAAAGTGCCACTGATTTTGGAAGTAAACGCACCCTTATATCAAGAGCGTAAGAAATTCAACGGCATCAGTCTCGATGCATTGGCTAAATGGACGCAACAATACTGTTGGAACCAAGCCGACATCACGTTGCCGGTGACCAACGTACTGGCCGACAGTCTCCGCGAAGTGAATGTTCCCGAACACAGAATTGATGTGATAGCCAACGGTATCAATTTAGACTCCTTTGGCGAAGTCACAGCGGCCCCTAATCTGCCCATCAACTTAGCAGGCAAGCTGGTCATTGGGTTTGTTGGGTTTTGCCGCGAGTGGCATGGTCTAGATCGCGTGTTGGACACAATGGCAGCCATGAACAACCCGAATTTAGTATTCATTGTGATTGGCGATGGTCCCGCCATCGAGCCGTTAAAACAACAAGCTCAAGCTTTGGGGCTGTCGGATCAAATGCATGCAACAGGCTTGGTATCACGTGCTGATATGCCCAAATACCTCAATACCATCGAAATTGCCTTGCAGCCCGATGTAGTCGCGTACGCTTCACCTTTAAAAATGATTGAGTATCTAGCTATGGGAAAAGTTATTCTTGCTCCCAACTCGCCCAATATTAAAGAACTGCTGACGCATGAAGACAATGCATTGCTGTTTGATATAGAAACGCCAGCATCATTCGGTGAAGGACTCGCCAAGTTATGCGAGGACGCCACACTGCGCGAACAACTCGCAATCCGAGCAGCCGAGACCATTACTGAGAAAAAGCTCACATGGGATTCAAACGCTGAACGCATTGTTGCGCATGCAAAGAGGTTGTATGAGCAGTAA
- a CDS encoding oligosaccharide flippase family protein — protein sequence MSSKLGRSTKWTTISTIINSGLVLLQLSILTRFFESEIFGQFAVINLFVEIFTAFATGGISSYLIYRKDLTAEQRSTVFWLAALFGVGCFLLFNLLSPVLLKLYGYPELGQPLLIMSILFITSAISSQYQAIALKNFEHAVLAKLEIACRIIAFSVAMMTIKLGLYCLVVSALTYSLLRFLGCLILFSRKANFTATWDGTIGKDAARYGVYAVGGQMMNITRRQLDSIILAGTLSISDFGIYHVIKQLASRPAKSIQPIINRIALPALGHVRDSIQQSKAMYEGFFLLLSATLAVVYIPLIIAAEPIVSVVYGDKYVDHHMILSLLATFWLIRVAGATLIGPVTQSSGRTKYGFVWNACLLPLSAVVMTISSQYGIFTVCVSLIALQAILFPLSQVMLVRRIIPVSVTRLIASLVVPCVVLSAVALLALWLLPTHIGFQATGLAIIWIGILGIALKTSNPITQTANSLKNAIQ from the coding sequence ATGAGCAGTAAGCTTGGCCGCTCAACGAAATGGACCACCATTTCAACAATTATCAATTCGGGGCTCGTGTTACTTCAGCTTTCAATCCTGACGCGTTTTTTTGAATCTGAAATTTTTGGCCAATTTGCCGTCATTAACCTCTTCGTAGAGATTTTTACCGCATTTGCCACGGGTGGTATTTCGAGTTACCTCATTTACCGCAAAGACCTCACAGCCGAGCAGAGAAGCACTGTATTTTGGCTAGCCGCTTTATTTGGTGTTGGCTGCTTTTTGCTATTCAATCTTTTGAGCCCTGTGCTACTGAAATTGTACGGTTACCCCGAGCTTGGTCAACCACTGCTCATCATGAGTATACTATTCATTACATCTGCAATTTCGTCACAGTACCAAGCTATTGCATTAAAGAATTTTGAACATGCTGTGCTCGCAAAGCTCGAAATTGCTTGCCGCATCATTGCCTTCAGCGTCGCTATGATGACCATTAAGCTCGGCTTGTATTGTCTCGTAGTATCGGCTTTAACTTATTCTCTGCTGCGCTTTCTGGGATGCTTAATACTATTCAGTAGAAAAGCTAACTTTACCGCGACGTGGGACGGCACCATTGGCAAAGACGCCGCACGCTATGGTGTATATGCCGTTGGCGGACAAATGATGAACATTACTCGTCGTCAACTCGACAGCATCATTTTAGCAGGCACCTTATCGATTTCTGATTTTGGAATCTACCACGTCATCAAACAGTTAGCTTCTCGTCCAGCGAAATCAATTCAGCCGATCATCAATCGCATTGCGCTGCCTGCATTAGGACATGTGCGAGATTCGATTCAGCAGTCGAAAGCCATGTATGAGGGATTTTTCCTGCTACTTTCAGCAACACTAGCAGTTGTATATATACCTCTAATTATCGCTGCAGAGCCGATTGTTTCGGTGGTATATGGCGACAAGTATGTCGATCACCACATGATTCTATCTTTGCTCGCAACATTCTGGTTAATTCGAGTTGCTGGAGCCACACTCATTGGCCCTGTCACTCAGTCATCTGGCCGCACCAAGTACGGTTTTGTATGGAACGCCTGCCTACTGCCTTTAAGTGCAGTGGTCATGACAATTTCATCTCAATACGGAATTTTTACGGTGTGCGTTAGCTTAATAGCGCTTCAAGCAATACTATTTCCACTTTCTCAAGTGATGCTTGTCCGTCGCATTATTCCAGTTTCAGTCACACGACTAATTGCGTCTTTAGTCGTTCCTTGCGTCGTGCTAAGCGCTGTTGCATTGCTCGCGTTATGGCTGTTGCCAACTCACATTGGGTTTCAAGCTACGGGCTTGGCGATTATCTGGATTGGCATATTAGGCATTGCTCTAAAAACATCAAACCCTATTACTCAAACCGCGAACTCACTAAAAAACGCGATCCAATGA
- a CDS encoding sulfotransferase family 2 domain-containing protein, which yields MISHKHKCVFVHIPKTAGQSVEHVFLEQNGLTWEGRAPLLLRPNDDLSKGPERLAHLYADEYVKFDYMEQDAFDQYYKFAFVRNPFDRLVSEYRYRNLDSQYNFKDFVLKHLPAGEMTNDFRHIVPQSRYVYDSEGNCLVDFVGKFESIQSDFSKVCSALNLPSLELPHNNKSKAKQKSIWLQVKSSLGMQQKAKKISYQEFYDSELQELVSTMYQDDLKHFDYSF from the coding sequence ATGATCAGTCACAAACACAAGTGCGTATTTGTTCACATTCCTAAAACCGCAGGACAAAGTGTTGAACATGTATTTTTAGAGCAAAACGGACTGACGTGGGAAGGCCGCGCACCCCTGTTGCTTAGACCCAATGACGATTTGAGCAAAGGGCCTGAGAGACTCGCACATTTATATGCTGATGAGTACGTAAAGTTTGATTACATGGAGCAAGACGCATTTGACCAATACTACAAGTTCGCCTTTGTTAGAAATCCTTTTGATCGCCTCGTATCGGAATACAGATACCGTAACTTAGATTCACAATACAATTTCAAAGATTTTGTATTGAAGCACTTACCTGCAGGTGAAATGACCAATGACTTTAGGCATATTGTTCCACAGTCACGTTATGTATATGACTCAGAAGGAAACTGTCTTGTTGATTTTGTGGGTAAGTTTGAAAGCATTCAAAGTGATTTCTCAAAGGTATGTAGTGCGCTTAACTTACCTTCATTAGAGTTGCCTCATAACAATAAATCCAAAGCCAAACAAAAATCTATTTGGCTGCAAGTAAAAAGCAGTTTGGGCATGCAACAGAAGGCAAAAAAAATAAGCTATCAAGAATTTTACGATAGTGAGTTGCAAGAGTTGGTCAGCACAATGTATCAAGACGACTTGAAGCATTTCGACTACTCTTTCTAA